A section of the Hippea sp. KM1 genome encodes:
- the purE gene encoding 5-(carboxyamino)imidazole ribonucleotide mutase, translated as MRIAIVAGSKSDKEIMDAAKEVLDEFGIDHKEFITSAHRSPNLTKEVAQIIDREFDAAIVIAGLSAALPGVIAAYTHKPVLGVPVASDLLGLDALFSIAQMPRGIPVATFGIGKKGAKNAALFALRILSLKNPDLLKKLKDRAEKEEEELRKLNDM; from the coding sequence ATGAGGATTGCTATAGTTGCCGGTAGCAAGAGCGATAAGGAGATTATGGATGCTGCCAAAGAGGTGCTTGATGAATTTGGGATAGACCATAAGGAGTTTATAACCTCTGCACACAGGTCTCCAAACCTGACCAAAGAGGTGGCTCAAATCATAGATAGAGAGTTTGATGCGGCGATAGTAATAGCCGGTCTTTCAGCTGCCCTGCCCGGCGTGATAGCTGCATACACACACAAGCCCGTTTTGGGTGTGCCTGTGGCAAGCGATCTGTTGGGGCTTGATGCCCTCTTTTCCATAGCCCAGATGCCTCGGGGTATTCCGGTGGCCACATTTGGCATAGGCAAGAAGGGGGCAAAAAACGCAGCCCTGTTTGCCTTAAGGATTCTCTCTTTAAAGAACCCCGACCTGCTTAAGAAGCTAAAGGATAGGGCAGAAAAGGAAGAAGAAGAGCTAAGAAAGCTCAATGATATGTGA
- a CDS encoding oligopeptide/dipeptide ABC transporter ATP-binding protein, protein MICDVSIHSASYGPHVVVEEVDFSLDKGDILAIVGESGSGKTTVARIITGLNVFYGLEYDGRVELNGVVDMIPQNITDSLDPLFRIEDQLLELNNDINAIQDILKRVGFDDIERILKAYPHNLSGGMRQRVLIAMALLRANIVVADEFTSALDSITKLKIVRLIERLNKEDGITVIFITHDMELLDFDGEMMVMFSGLVVEKGRIRSIKENPYHPYTQFLLKATPRLNMHYSRDRFDGLKIDESLGCPFYSSCPKSSDICKSKRPPLKEVDGRFVRCHF, encoded by the coding sequence ATGATATGTGATGTCTCCATACATTCAGCCTCATACGGCCCACATGTTGTGGTCGAAGAGGTGGATTTTTCTTTAGATAAAGGGGATATTCTGGCTATTGTGGGGGAGTCTGGCAGCGGTAAGACGACCGTTGCCAGGATCATCACCGGCTTGAATGTCTTTTACGGGCTTGAATACGACGGCCGTGTTGAGCTAAACGGCGTTGTGGACATGATTCCCCAGAATATAACGGATTCATTAGATCCACTCTTTAGGATAGAGGATCAGCTGCTTGAGCTAAACAACGACATAAACGCCATACAGGATATATTGAAGAGGGTGGGTTTTGACGATATAGAGAGGATATTGAAGGCCTATCCCCACAACCTAAGCGGTGGTATGAGGCAGAGGGTATTGATTGCAATGGCGCTTTTGCGGGCCAATATAGTCGTTGCCGATGAGTTTACCTCCGCCTTGGATTCCATAACAAAGCTGAAGATAGTAAGGCTCATAGAAAGACTCAATAAAGAGGATGGAATAACGGTGATTTTTATAACCCACGATATGGAGTTGTTGGACTTCGACGGCGAGATGATGGTTATGTTTTCTGGCCTTGTTGTGGAGAAGGGCAGAATAAGAAGTATAAAGGAAAACCCGTATCATCCGTATACGCAGTTCTTGCTAAAGGCCACGCCAAGATTGAATATGCATTACTCCAGGGATAGGTTTGACGGGCTTAAGATAGACGAATCGTTGGGTTGTCCGTTTTATTCATCATGCCCGAAATCATCGGATATATGCAAAAGCAAGAGACCTCCTCTAAAGGAGGTTGACGGGAGGTTTGTAAGGTGTCATTTTTAA
- the tgt gene encoding tRNA guanosine(34) transglycosylase Tgt, which produces MSFSFELIAEDGAARAGVIDLGHSRVETPIFMPVGTNASVKAILPCMLKAVGAKIVLSNTYHLYLRPGIETIEKLGGLHRFMGWKRGILTDSGGFQVFSLSELRDINPKGVYFKSHIDGSNHFFTPEYVVELQYRWGSDIAMVLDECPPYTKDKAYVKKSLDITINWAKRSIKARESFPVNALFGIVQGGVFDDLRKEAAIAMKDLDFDGFAIGGLSVGEPTEDMYRVVPIVNEFLPRHKPRYAMGIGRPENIVELIGMGVDMFDCVMPTRNARNGTLFTRFGVVNIKRQQYRDDDRPIEEGCGCYTCRNFSRGYLRHLYKAKELSFYTLASIHNLYYYINLVKSARKAILNGRFGSFKDEFYGLLKEGEANG; this is translated from the coding sequence ATGAGTTTCTCCTTTGAACTTATAGCAGAAGACGGTGCTGCCAGGGCGGGCGTAATTGACTTGGGCCACAGCAGGGTGGAGACGCCCATATTCATGCCCGTTGGGACAAATGCGTCGGTTAAGGCCATCCTGCCGTGCATGCTGAAGGCCGTAGGTGCCAAGATCGTGCTTTCAAATACCTATCACCTTTATCTGAGGCCGGGCATTGAAACGATAGAGAAGCTCGGCGGCCTGCACAGGTTTATGGGGTGGAAGAGGGGCATCCTGACCGATAGCGGTGGCTTTCAGGTCTTTAGCCTTAGCGAGCTTAGGGATATAAACCCTAAAGGGGTTTACTTTAAATCCCACATAGACGGTTCGAACCACTTTTTTACACCGGAGTATGTGGTTGAATTACAGTATAGGTGGGGCAGCGATATAGCAATGGTATTAGATGAATGCCCTCCCTATACCAAGGACAAGGCCTATGTTAAAAAATCGCTCGATATAACCATAAATTGGGCAAAACGCTCCATAAAAGCAAGGGAGAGCTTTCCTGTAAACGCCCTTTTTGGCATCGTTCAGGGCGGTGTGTTTGATGATTTAAGAAAAGAGGCCGCCATTGCTATGAAGGATCTGGATTTTGACGGTTTTGCCATAGGCGGATTGAGTGTCGGTGAGCCAACGGAGGATATGTATAGAGTTGTGCCGATAGTAAATGAATTTTTACCCAGACACAAGCCCCGATATGCAATGGGTATAGGCAGGCCTGAAAATATTGTGGAGTTGATAGGCATGGGTGTTGATATGTTCGACTGTGTCATGCCTACAAGAAATGCAAGGAACGGCACACTCTTTACGAGATTTGGGGTGGTCAACATAAAAAGGCAGCAATACAGGGATGATGATAGGCCTATTGAGGAGGGTTGCGGGTGCTATACATGCAGAAACTTCTCACGGGGATACTTAAGGCATCTGTATAAGGCCAAGGAGCTTTCGTTTTATACGCTTGCAAGTATCCATAACCTTTACTATTACATTAACCTTGTAAAATCGGCCCGTAAAGCTATACTAAACGGAAGGTTTGGTAGCTTTAAGGATGAGTTTTACGGTTTGTTAAAAGAGGGAGAGGCCAATGGATGA
- a CDS encoding TPM domain-containing protein — translation MGLLRLPIRYWISLLAFILLVAIPSYAYDIPRPSGFVNDYASVLKPQTKKKLEGVLRQLKEKTGVEFAIVTIKKLNEGDIFDYSVELFQKWGIGQKGKDNGLLFLIDVGDRKLRINTGYGLEGILPDGLLGRIRDRYIIPYFKKGKYDEGILNGTMAIVGVIAKAYNVKITGYAKPKKAKRSISLVDIVLILALLFFVSPYLFPLFVGGVFGGYRSDWDSGMGSGFGGGLGGGFGGFGGGSTGGGGVGGSW, via the coding sequence ATGGGCTTGTTAAGATTGCCGATAAGATACTGGATTAGCCTTTTGGCGTTCATACTGCTTGTTGCCATACCGTCTTATGCCTATGACATACCAAGACCCTCTGGATTTGTTAATGATTATGCATCGGTGCTTAAGCCCCAGACAAAGAAAAAACTTGAGGGTGTATTGAGGCAGCTAAAAGAGAAAACGGGTGTTGAGTTTGCCATTGTCACGATAAAGAAATTGAACGAAGGAGATATATTTGATTATTCTGTGGAGCTGTTTCAAAAATGGGGTATTGGTCAGAAGGGTAAGGATAACGGACTTTTGTTTTTGATTGATGTTGGCGATAGAAAACTCAGGATAAATACCGGATACGGCCTTGAAGGCATACTGCCCGATGGTCTTTTGGGCAGAATCAGGGATAGATACATAATCCCCTATTTTAAAAAGGGTAAATACGATGAGGGTATCCTGAACGGCACGATGGCCATAGTTGGCGTTATAGCCAAAGCGTATAATGTCAAGATTACAGGTTATGCAAAACCCAAAAAGGCAAAACGGTCAATTAGTCTTGTCGATATAGTCTTGATATTGGCCTTGCTGTTCTTTGTGTCGCCGTATCTATTTCCCCTGTTTGTTGGAGGGGTCTTTGGCGGATACAGAAGCGATTGGGATTCTGGCATGGGCTCTGGATTCGGCGGCGGTTTGGGCGGCGGCTTTGGTGGTTTTGGTGGTGGCTCAACAGGCGGCGGAGGTGTCGGCGGAAGCTGGTAA
- a CDS encoding LemA family protein — translation MKGVLGVIAFLLFLVIAAGIYYYSTYNKLIKLKEGVDAAWSDVDVQLKRRADLIPNLVNTVKGYAQHEKEVFEYVAKARANILNAKSPKDEIKASNQLEGAIGRLLLIVEKYPELKANEEFTRLMDNLEGTENRIAVARKRYNDAVKAYNSAIKMFPANLIASKLGFKPAVYFKVENPKDKEVPKVNFNKESGLVGVFVYA, via the coding sequence ATGAAGGGCGTTTTGGGTGTAATTGCTTTCTTGTTGTTTTTGGTTATAGCAGCGGGGATTTACTATTACTCCACTTACAACAAGCTTATTAAGCTTAAAGAGGGCGTGGATGCTGCATGGAGCGATGTGGATGTGCAGCTTAAAAGGAGGGCCGATCTCATACCGAATCTGGTTAATACCGTGAAGGGTTATGCCCAGCACGAAAAGGAGGTTTTTGAGTATGTTGCAAAGGCAAGGGCCAATATTTTGAATGCCAAAAGCCCTAAGGATGAGATAAAGGCGAGCAATCAGCTTGAGGGTGCTATAGGAAGGCTGCTTCTGATAGTCGAGAAATACCCCGAGCTTAAGGCCAATGAGGAGTTTACCAGACTCATGGACAACTTAGAAGGTACTGAAAACAGGATAGCCGTTGCCAGAAAGAGGTATAACGATGCAGTAAAGGCGTATAATTCCGCCATTAAGATGTTTCCTGCCAACCTGATAGCATCAAAGTTGGGCTTTAAGCCTGCTGTTTACTTCAAGGTTGAAAATCCCAAGGATAAAGAGGTGCCGAAGGTAAACTTCAATAAGGAATCCGGCCTTGTGGGGGTTTTTGTCTATGCATAA
- a CDS encoding M16 family metallopeptidase: protein MHKRLLLALFLVLIGLNAHAKYNRYVLSNGLEVYLEKNNTLPIVNVTILYRVGCVDEYNSITGISHMLEHMNFRGSKHFKDGYIDELTSRFGGVDNAQTSFDYTLYFCTISKKALKDVLSFYADNMDNLLLKRDRFLKERSVVYQERLWRIDNNADGFLYFTLHNLAYKASPYRWTPIGFAYDIRHYTIGMLRDYYKRYYSPNNAVIVVSGDIEEKRVLRLIKRLFGKKRPKTIDRHITKEPKQMGRRIAYIEKPSEFKKMAIAFKIPPASDNDTVVLDLISYMLFDGKTALAYDNLVRKKNVLVDIDGGNEGRIYDKGLFEIFADLSKKTKFDPARAAVLNQISLIKAGKFDDELLRLAKQKARMDYYLSQQTLGSRNRNMAFYAAFGLLNYYNNYIKLIDSVKKSDVVRVARKYFTQENETDVFLIPQKGAVLTKSSSFRGVLR from the coding sequence ATGCATAAGAGGCTGTTGTTGGCGCTGTTCCTTGTTTTGATAGGGCTTAATGCCCATGCGAAGTATAACCGTTATGTGTTAAGCAACGGCCTTGAGGTTTACCTTGAAAAGAACAACACGCTTCCGATAGTAAATGTCACCATCCTCTATAGGGTCGGCTGTGTGGATGAGTATAACTCTATAACCGGCATATCGCACATGCTTGAGCATATGAACTTTCGGGGATCAAAACACTTTAAGGATGGATACATCGACGAGTTGACATCGAGATTTGGCGGTGTTGATAACGCCCAGACATCGTTTGACTATACGCTCTATTTCTGCACAATCTCCAAAAAGGCCTTGAAGGATGTGTTGTCCTTCTATGCAGATAACATGGACAACCTGTTGCTTAAGAGGGACAGGTTCCTAAAAGAAAGGAGCGTGGTGTATCAGGAAAGATTGTGGAGGATAGACAACAATGCCGATGGATTCCTGTATTTTACCCTCCATAATTTAGCCTATAAGGCATCGCCCTATAGGTGGACGCCCATAGGTTTTGCCTATGACATAAGGCATTACACTATAGGGATGTTGAGGGATTATTACAAAAGGTATTACTCGCCCAACAATGCGGTGATTGTTGTAAGTGGTGATATTGAAGAGAAAAGGGTTTTAAGGTTAATTAAAAGGCTGTTTGGTAAGAAGAGACCAAAAACCATAGACAGGCACATAACCAAAGAACCAAAACAGATGGGTAGGCGCATTGCGTATATAGAAAAACCCTCGGAGTTTAAAAAGATGGCCATAGCATTTAAGATACCGCCTGCATCCGATAACGATACGGTGGTTTTGGATCTTATAAGCTATATGCTCTTTGATGGCAAAACGGCTTTGGCTTACGATAATTTGGTGAGAAAAAAGAATGTGCTTGTGGATATAGACGGCGGTAATGAGGGAAGGATATACGATAAGGGGTTGTTTGAGATATTCGCCGATCTATCAAAGAAAACCAAATTTGACCCAGCAAGGGCTGCTGTGTTGAACCAGATAAGCCTGATTAAGGCTGGTAAGTTTGACGATGAGCTGTTGAGGCTGGCAAAGCAGAAGGCAAGGATGGATTACTATCTATCTCAACAGACATTGGGCAGCAGGAACAGAAACATGGCCTTTTATGCGGCCTTTGGGCTTTTGAACTATTACAACAACTATATAAAACTCATCGATAGCGTGAAAAAGAGCGATGTTGTCAGGGTTGCAAGGAAGTATTTTACGCAAGAAAACGAAACGGATGTGTTTCTGATTCCACAGAAAGGGGCAGTGTTGACAAAAAGCTCCTCCTTTAGAGGTGTTCTAAGATGA
- a CDS encoding M16 family metallopeptidase has product MRYLIAIVLSFVLVVNAYGFQIQKGRLTNGLRYVIARTTDVPIVSMTVMVRAGSVFDEKGKYGEAKVLATTLENCDTAHLKSKKLRFLFDKYGIISSVSVSKGYITISAVCLKENMDKMFYLVGEILKSRFDKKNFSIVKRQVIDRLKMLKNDKDYLAIHAAFEGLIAQSEYSHTSIGTLDGLKSITRGDVKGFFKKYFSSGNMVVALAGGLSDTDQLKIKLEKTFSSVKNTSGLKRFKDVSFRSGLNITNIVKPATKQSYIYFAFPSFDYPSKKYYASLILANILGGKLNSFLTKDIRTKHGYAYSIFAFNYRLPKRSVFVIGLQTQNRFTLDAIKRVFEDIGNFDGYITKKNITAAKEYLVGSMLIGLQTPQSISSRLAFGEMNGLGDEPWVFDKRMIRSITIADVRDAAKSIFGGSLSIGVVSFRDFKNEIRELANRYGYR; this is encoded by the coding sequence ATGAGGTATCTAATAGCGATTGTTTTGTCTTTTGTTCTTGTCGTCAACGCTTACGGTTTTCAGATTCAAAAGGGCAGGCTGACCAACGGCCTAAGGTATGTTATAGCAAGGACCACCGATGTGCCTATAGTTAGTATGACCGTAATGGTTAGAGCCGGCAGTGTCTTTGATGAGAAGGGCAAATACGGTGAGGCTAAGGTCTTGGCCACCACTTTGGAGAATTGCGATACAGCCCATCTAAAATCAAAAAAGCTCAGATTCCTCTTTGATAAATACGGTATTATTAGCTCTGTTTCTGTATCAAAGGGTTATATAACCATATCTGCCGTTTGCCTGAAAGAGAATATGGATAAGATGTTCTATTTGGTGGGTGAGATTCTAAAGAGCAGGTTTGATAAGAAGAACTTTAGCATAGTAAAGAGGCAGGTTATCGATAGGCTTAAGATGCTAAAGAACGACAAGGACTATCTTGCCATACATGCGGCCTTTGAAGGCCTCATAGCCCAGAGTGAGTATTCGCATACAAGCATAGGAACGCTCGATGGACTGAAGAGCATCACAAGAGGCGATGTAAAGGGCTTCTTTAAAAAATACTTCTCATCAGGCAATATGGTTGTTGCCTTAGCAGGCGGTCTGTCCGATACAGACCAATTAAAGATTAAGCTTGAAAAGACATTCTCTTCTGTTAAAAACACAAGCGGCTTGAAGAGGTTTAAGGATGTATCGTTCAGAAGCGGTCTTAATATAACAAACATTGTAAAACCCGCCACCAAGCAGAGCTATATCTATTTTGCCTTTCCGTCGTTTGATTATCCGAGCAAGAAGTACTATGCGAGCCTGATTTTGGCCAATATATTGGGTGGTAAGCTCAATTCGTTCTTAACCAAGGATATACGAACAAAACACGGATATGCATACTCTATCTTTGCTTTTAATTACAGGCTTCCTAAAAGGAGCGTCTTTGTTATAGGATTGCAGACACAGAATAGGTTTACCTTGGATGCCATAAAGAGGGTGTTTGAGGATATAGGCAATTTTGATGGATACATAACCAAAAAGAACATTACAGCTGCAAAGGAGTATCTTGTTGGCTCTATGTTGATAGGCCTTCAAACGCCTCAAAGCATATCATCCAGATTGGCGTTTGGTGAGATGAATGGCTTAGGAGATGAGCCGTGGGTTTTTGATAAGAGGATGATAAGATCTATAACTATTGCTGATGTGAGGGATGCAGCCAAGTCTATATTTGGCGGCAGCCTTTCGATTGGTGTTGTCTCGTTTAGGGATTTTAAGAATGAGATAAGAGAATTGGCCAACAGGTATGGATATAGATAG
- the xerA gene encoding site-specific tyrosine recombinase/integron integrase produces MDIDRLIDRFIYSLKLHAASQHTIDSYANDLKTVAEFFKDRQLNNDNIGEFVLWLSKKGYKPSTYNRKLSSFRSFLRFLIKQGLLSFDLNTIKNKKQHRKLPQYIPFDVIKRVMDNKRVGIIVELMYSSGLRVSEIANLRISDIAFDAGFLRIKGKGSKERFVPVSKRTIERLKDYIQNNRSKIKGNGAGDYLFLSGWGRPYTRQGLWKLIKKAFKEEGYDVHPHLLRHMFATHMIENGANIRAVQEMLGHSSITTTQIYTDITDKTVEDAFHKLEILK; encoded by the coding sequence ATGGATATAGATAGGCTAATCGATAGATTTATCTATAGCCTTAAACTCCATGCGGCCTCGCAACACACAATAGACAGTTATGCTAACGACCTAAAAACCGTTGCGGAGTTTTTTAAAGATAGGCAGCTAAATAACGACAATATTGGCGAGTTTGTGTTGTGGCTGTCAAAGAAGGGATATAAGCCCTCAACATACAACAGGAAACTTTCAAGTTTCAGGTCATTCCTGCGTTTCTTGATCAAGCAGGGGTTGTTGAGCTTTGATCTGAATACGATAAAGAACAAAAAGCAACACAGGAAGCTGCCGCAATACATACCGTTTGATGTCATAAAGAGGGTGATGGATAACAAGAGGGTGGGTATTATTGTGGAGCTTATGTATTCGTCCGGTTTGAGGGTTAGTGAGATTGCCAACCTTAGAATATCGGATATAGCCTTTGATGCCGGATTTTTGCGCATAAAGGGTAAGGGCTCAAAGGAGAGGTTTGTCCCTGTAAGCAAAAGAACGATTGAAAGGCTAAAGGATTACATACAGAACAACAGATCAAAGATAAAGGGCAACGGAGCAGGCGACTATCTGTTTCTGTCTGGCTGGGGTAGGCCTTACACCAGGCAGGGTTTGTGGAAGTTGATAAAGAAGGCCTTTAAGGAAGAAGGATACGATGTTCACCCCCATCTGTTGAGGCATATGTTTGCCACGCACATGATAGAGAACGGGGCAAATATAAGGGCTGTGCAGGAGATGCTGGGACATAGCAGTATAACAACAACCCAAATTTACACAGACATAACGGATAAAACTGTGGAGGATGCATTCCATAAGCTGGAGATATTGAAATGA
- the ispD gene encoding 2-C-methyl-D-erythritol 4-phosphate cytidylyltransferase, with protein sequence MNLTSVIVAAGSGKRFGSKKQFEPLNGKLVIDYSVEVLSDFGKIVIVARREDMDFLSDRFNFARIVEGGKERMHSVYNGVLASDGEFVLIHDAARPAIDNDMVRRLILAVRDFDAAILAIKAYETLKLSEDGFSVDTLNRERVYISQTPQAFKRDRLLEALKRALAMNEVFTDEAALWERYYGRVKIVEGSRKNIKITTKDDLRIVGCLLG encoded by the coding sequence ATGAACCTTACAAGCGTCATTGTGGCAGCAGGCAGCGGTAAGAGGTTTGGTTCAAAGAAGCAGTTTGAACCCTTGAATGGTAAGCTGGTTATCGATTACAGCGTGGAGGTTTTAAGTGATTTTGGTAAGATAGTGATAGTTGCAAGAAGGGAGGATATGGATTTTCTATCCGATAGGTTCAACTTTGCAAGGATTGTTGAGGGTGGCAAGGAGAGGATGCATTCGGTTTACAACGGTGTTTTGGCCTCCGATGGTGAATTTGTTTTGATTCACGATGCTGCAAGGCCTGCTATAGATAATGATATGGTCAGAAGGCTAATCTTGGCGGTTAGGGATTTTGATGCTGCTATTTTGGCTATTAAGGCGTATGAGACGCTGAAGCTTTCTGAGGACGGCTTTAGTGTTGATACACTAAACAGGGAGAGGGTCTATATATCACAGACGCCCCAGGCCTTTAAGAGGGATAGGTTGCTTGAAGCTCTTAAGAGGGCATTGGCCATGAATGAGGTCTTTACCGATGAGGCGGCGTTGTGGGAGAGGTATTACGGCAGGGTCAAAATAGTTGAAGGGTCGAGGAAAAATATTAAAATAACCACAAAAGACGATTTGAGGATAGTTGGATGTCTTTTAGGGTAG
- the ispF gene encoding 2-C-methyl-D-erythritol 2,4-cyclodiphosphate synthase: MSFRVGFGFDVHRLIKGRPLILGGVNIEYDYGLLGHSDADCLTHAICDALIGALGIGDIGEMFPDSDPKYKDIKSLFFLQRIREIIDEAGFEVGNIDATIVMQKPKLKPYKEAMASNIAKALRIDKGIVNIKATTTELLGFEGRGEGVSAYAVAMLRGKNERIW; this comes from the coding sequence ATGTCTTTTAGGGTAGGTTTTGGATTTGATGTGCATAGGCTGATAAAGGGCAGGCCGTTGATATTGGGTGGTGTTAACATAGAATACGATTACGGGCTTTTAGGGCATTCGGATGCGGATTGCTTAACACATGCCATCTGTGATGCCTTGATCGGGGCTTTGGGTATTGGTGATATAGGGGAGATGTTTCCCGATAGCGACCCTAAATACAAAGACATAAAGAGTTTGTTCTTCTTGCAGAGGATAAGGGAGATTATTGATGAGGCGGGCTTTGAGGTTGGCAACATAGATGCAACAATTGTTATGCAGAAGCCTAAGTTGAAGCCGTATAAGGAGGCGATGGCATCGAATATAGCAAAGGCCTTAAGGATAGATAAAGGGATAGTCAACATAAAGGCCACAACAACGGAGCTGTTGGGGTTTGAAGGCAGGGGTGAAGGTGTTAGTGCATATGCTGTGGCTATGTTGAGGGGGAAAAATGAGCGGATTTGGTAA
- a CDS encoding DUF2905 domain-containing protein yields the protein MSGFGKLFIVIGIIFIVIGLLFSYLPQITKIPFGRLPGDIIIKKDNFTFYFPLASSIILSIILTVIFYFLGKLK from the coding sequence ATGAGCGGATTTGGTAAGCTTTTTATAGTGATTGGGATTATCTTTATCGTTATAGGGCTCTTGTTTAGCTATCTGCCCCAGATAACCAAAATTCCGTTTGGCAGGTTGCCTGGGGATATTATCATAAAGAAGGATAACTTCACTTTTTACTTTCCCCTTGCAAGCAGTATCATTTTAAGTATAATCCTAACGGTTATTTTTTATTTTCTGGGAAAACTGAAGTAA
- the yajC gene encoding preprotein translocase subunit YajC — MFSLVPEAFATGSAAPQPSMWAQIIPLILIVVVFYVFLILPQQKQRKKHQEFINSLKRGDKIITSSGIYGTIVKVNEDNFVIEIADGVQIKVSKHSIVSKQ, encoded by the coding sequence ATGTTTTCTTTAGTTCCCGAAGCATTTGCAACCGGTTCTGCCGCACCACAACCGAGCATGTGGGCTCAGATTATTCCGTTGATTCTCATTGTCGTGGTTTTCTATGTGTTTTTGATACTGCCCCAGCAGAAGCAGAGGAAGAAACACCAGGAGTTCATAAACTCCCTGAAGAGGGGTGATAAGATAATCACATCAAGCGGCATATACGGCACCATAGTAAAGGTAAACGAGGATAATTTTGTTATTGAGATAGCCGACGGTGTTCAGATTAAGGTCAGCAAGCATAGCATAGTATCAAAACAATAG